ACTCCAAATTTTGCCAATTCAATGCTCCATTTTGTTACCCTTCCTGAGGTAGCGACGTAATTTGCAAGCTGCAACAATTAAAGCAAAgatacatttttctatttttgagtACCTCAGTTCGTCATTTTGGAGTACCTTGCTGATATAGTACACTGGAAATCGGTGAACATCCTCTGCTCTAACCAGTAATACTGCAATTGTCTCATTCGAGGTAGCCAAATACAAATAAAGGGTTTCTTTCACCCGCGGTGACTTCAAAAGCGGTGGGGAGGTAAGGTACAACTTCAGTTCTTCAAAGGCTATCTGACACTCCTTAGTCCATGAAAAAGAGGTTCTCAAGGCCTTGAAGAAAGGGAGGCATTTACGTACCATTCTAGAAATGAAGCTGTTGAGTGTCACTACCCTACCTGTAAggcattaaatattatttactgTTCGCGGAAGAGGCATTTCCAAGATAGCATGGATCTTCTCCGAGTTCACCTTTATTCCCCTTTCTGAGATCATGAAACCCAAGAATCTACCAACTCGCACACTAAAAGCACACTTCTCAATATTCAACTTTATGTTGTAGGCCCTTCAAACTGTAAACGCCTCTAATAAGTTCCGTATATACTCCTCCATAGTCTCACTTTTCACCAGCATATCATCCACATAGACCTCAAGTCTGTGTCCTATCTGCtcgttgaaaattttctttaccAACCTCTGATAGGTTGCTCACGCGTTCTTGAGACCAAAAGGCATGACTTGATAGAAAAAAAGTCATTCCTTGGTGATGAAAGCTTTTTTTCCTGGTCATCATGATCCAACAAAATCTGGTTATAACCTAAAAAGGCATCCATGAAGCTCATGAACTTGTGACCTGCAGAAGCATTAACCAAACGGTTAATCGAAGgcaaaggaaaattatttttagaacacTCCTTGTTGAGGTTGGTGAAATCAATACACATTCTCCACTTGACGTTTGCTTTTTTCACCATAATCACATTCGAGACCCAATCTGGATACTCAACTTCCCTGATAAAACCCGCTGATAACAGTTTAGCTACCTCCTACCTCACGACTTCCACCACCTGCAGAGTgaactttctctttttttgcttAACTAGTTTCGCTTCGAGGAGTACATTCAACTTGTTAAAGATCACCTGGAGATCTACCCCAAGCATATCTATTGCTAACCAGGCAAAAACGTCTGAGTTCACCTTCAGACACCAAACTAACATGTTTTTTTCTTCGATTGCTAACACTGATGAAATCTTTACAGTCCTTTCTTCATTATCGCAGAATAGATACAAAGTCTCAGTGTGCTCTGCTGCTTCTAGCTTCTTAATTCTCTCTTCATCACTCACATCTAGGCTGTCCAAGGCTTGACTCAATAACTCTACCCCCTGTGAACTCTGCCCCCCAGTTGCGGGCTCTCGCGCTTGTTTAATAGATAACATATGACATTGTCTCACAGCTCACTAATCTGATCACAAAAACCCAACCCTTGTCCTTGTTGGGAACTTGATCTTCATACAGAACGTTGCAACTaccatttttttcatcctcaTTATTAGGTGCCGAAGATGGCATTGTATGCCATGGGATGATCCACAACCAAAAACTGAATGTATTATGTAGTTGTATGCTCGTCATCCCCCAAGGTGACTAGCAAAGTGATAAAACCCTTCACCTCGACTGGATGGTTCGAAAAACCATACAACGAGCTTACTTTGGATAAAGATTAGTCTTTCAACCCTATTTTTTGATACACTTCCCAAGATAACACCTCCACTGTGCTCCCACTTTCAACAAGTCTCATTTTAACCTCAAAAGCCTAAGATAGTCGCAAACCAATTCTTCATCATCATTACCAAATTTAACGTTCCATCTTTCCTGATGACATGACCTCTTAGAGGCACTAACAGACATCATACTTCTCATATGAGCCTTCCTCCCTGTATTAAAACCTACCCAGTCTTCATCTATACCTACAATCACACGATGGTTCTTTTGACCTTCTGTTTATCCTTAGGATCACCACGTGAACCCTAACCCTACTGGGAAATACCTTGATCAACAAATTTAATGAGTTCGGCATTTCACACTGCCTCTCCAATAACATCTTTTAGAGTAAAATGGTTTTTAGTCTTATGCCCAACATCATTGTGGAAGGCACATTTGTCTTTTGAATTTGACGTTATTGTGCTATGCCTCATCGGAGATGGTTTGGACAGGATGCCAAGACTCTTTACCTggttcaaaatataagtatgggTAGTATTTAAAGAAGTGTAAACTTCGAACCTGCCTTGGGAATGTACTTCATCGTATGTTCTAGTTCAAACCTCTAAGGGACCTTGGGAGAATCACCTTGCGACTGTGTTCTCTACTGCCTATCACCCTGTGTTCACAACGACTGGCTAAGGGGTCCCTTCCTGCTGTGATCTCCCTCTCGGTTCCTAAATTGTTTGTCTTCTCTTTGAAAGGTGCCATGCGATGCCCTTTTAATCTCCTCTGCCTCTGCAAACTTGTAGGCTCGCTCATGCAGGTCTACCAAACTCTGGGGCCTGTTATCTGTAAAGGAATATTGCACATGGTCATTCTATACCCCTATAATGAAAGCGTCAATAGCCTACTGATCTTCTAAGTTCTTCGTGTTCAAAGTTGTCTCTTGGAACCGCTTCACATAGTCTTGGAGAGACTCAATTTCTCTCTATTTTACTGACATCAACCCCATAGGCATGCTCATAATTGCCCTATGAGCCCTGAATCTTTCCAAGAACATCTGACCCAACTGGGAGAAACTTTGGACTGATCCCTAAGGAAGGGACAAGTACCAATCATTCGCACTTCCTTTAAGTGTCGTGGAAAAAGCTATGCATTTTGCAGAATCCACTGCTCTTAGCATGTTCATATAATCATTGTACTACATCAGGTGAGCTCGTGGGTCCCTACTTCCTTCGAACATGTCTTTTGGGACCTTAAAATCACCTAATAAGTTCATTGCTGCTATCTCTAGGGCCAATGGATTGTTAGAACAAAAAAGTCGATCCATGTCTTGAGACTCAGGGTGCAACGCCCTCACATTCATCACAACTAATCCATCTCGTTCTGTCATTCTCTCGCATGCATGCTTGGACCTTCATCCTGCGTATTCACATTATTATGGAAATCAGAATTATCAGACTGTACCTTCCTTTTTAACTCTTCATTTTACTTTAGTAACTCCTGCTAGAAAGTCTGTTGCTGCTTGAACTGTGCATCTTGTGCAGCCATTTGTTCTCTCATTAACTTTATTTGCTCCTGAAAAGCAAGAAGTTGTTGTGGCGATGTTTCTTGGTTAGAAAGGAGTGGTAGCCCATGACTAGAGGATATGTTCAAGTCTAATGGACCAGAAACTCCCTAATAAGTCACACTATTAAAGTTTTCCAGTCGATCAGCGAACTAACCGGCAAACAAATTTGCGTCATTGGGTTGACTGCCAGAACCCGAGGCTTCAACTTGTCCATATGAAAGATTGAAAGGGAAATTGTCATTTGAATGAgccattgtaatttttttcaaaatttttttctcaaactgAAAGAAATCTACTGGCTGAAAATCTGTCCACGCTCACCGCACCAATTGTTGAGTAATTTACTGTTGCGTCACATTAAAGGGGACAATCGAATATTTATATACGTGGTTACTGTTCATAAAATTAACGTGCTTAGTAGAATCTATACATGCTGGACACGTGTATTGTTCTAGGTTGCCTGCTGGACTCTGTAGGCCCCCATATGCTAGCTCCTTGGGTATATGCGAATTCGGACCACGAACTCCCTTTGCGAGCACACCTTGGCATGTGCGAGCTAAGACTGCGAGCTCCCCTTATGAGCACCCATTGGCATGTGCGAGCTGATACCACGAGCTCCCATTGCTGACTTCTCACTGTAAGGCTTGCACGTATCCATCTGATAGGGCTTAGTCGGGTTGCGGGTAGGCGACCCAGACCTTATCTGATTTTCGGGTTGGTGATCATAAGTACATAACATAAAGTATTCACAAAATTATTAGTTTCGTTCTATTTTGatcattaaacttttttttatttaatcattaaactttttaaaattaaatatttttatcactaAATTTTAATCtgtgtttgaattttgatggatTTATTATTGTGAATTTTCTAGTCTTCCAACTAATTTCTCAATATTCACATgtgtaataataatttaaggtaattaaattaaaaacattaagtGGCTTAAAAGTTAACCCTTCTTTTatgcattatttttaatttctcaatattCCAACTGATTTCTCAAAcatatctattattttaattattcaaatttattatatatatttcacgAAATTGGATACATCTACTACAacacattttatgattttattttattcaactataagtaaatataatattgattcgtaaaatattttaaaactttttcatGATACACATATGAAGCGTGAAAGGTTAAAAACAATGTTAATAAGTTCACATTAGTAATATTGACTcgcataattttaattgagaaaatatcCTTAATATGACAAAGTTATATTCgctcatatttttaaaatcttacaACTTCATGTACATCCAATCATAACGAGCTTggatagaattatcatatttcGATGGTcatatctttcttttaaattattccaTAATTCAAGTGGATATTTCACAccaaatattttactttcaacCCTTTATGAGAATGATAACAAAGGAAGATCATGACAAATGATCACGATcagttcaattttaatataagacATTCCACAATTATCATTCTAACatgcatatttaaaaattgaaaacattgtagtttatataaataatataatagaatttcaatatatatcaaccgataaattaaaatatacaacgGCATCCACTACTTACAAAATGTAGagacataattaaaactcatTCGTAAATGAATTACCATCAACTCAAACACTAACAACCCTCATGCAAAACATTATACTTATATCTTATTGTTCATGCACCTCTTTCAGACTTACTCTTTCAAAGTTTAACATATAGAATTGTAATACTTACCCAGGAATGAAATAACCACTGATTAGATCCAAGTCCTTAGCTTTCTGTTTACATAGGAAGAAATAATGTTAATGTTGAATCATAGTAGAGAAACCAGAGAATAGCATAatcaggaaaaagaaaaactcctCTCGAAAGCTCTTCcacatatataaataacctTAACTCTCTTACTGTAATTTGACAAGTGTCACTTGAATTCGATTTGTCCTACTTAATGGTCTATAGATTCTGAGTAAAACATTAATAagaatccaaaataataaatatcacaTTAGTCAATCAAATTGATTCCTAATCAAAATACTTACAATGTAACTAGTACAGTAACTTAGACAAACATGGCGTACAATCCCTTGACGTTATCTCAAATCATAATTGCTCCATTACACTTACCAAAAATCTTCCTCTTCGCATAACAACGCGTTCTGATATAAGTCTACTTTCAACCATGACAACTACTATACGCCCATTCTATATGCCAATTGAAACAATTGAGAGGATAACACTTCACCAAACAAGTTATTTGATACATCACGAAAAAACATAGAATCCGCCCAatctggggtgttacaagaaagATTAGAAGAGAATCATGTTgataatgtaatataaaataaagaacaagAGAAATACGAGAACAAAAGagaagtaattattttatttatcaatagaaatatttataatatttttccaaagtctatatttatagacataagaaatataaataaaataaaattatacaagagattattaaagtaaattaaactTCTTATTTTGATGTACATCcactttataataaaatatttataacaatttcaatattaaatgataatatgaaattttaattgttactCAATGAGAACCATAAACtaagaaattgaattttttattttttaataaaataatcaaatattatcatttgttaataatttaagttatactataaaattaaaggaaattatagtaaaaagaaaacaaaagacaaaagaaaatataagacACAAGATGAGAGAAtagtttttctttctcttggTTCATTTACAAGTCCCTTACATGACTTTTTTTATAATCATTCTAACATAGAATCCCATAAGTTATCAAATTAATCGATAATAATTGTTTTTATGTAAAGAAAaggcttaaataaaaactagccactaaattataacatttttctcactcaattatttaaatcatgattttgttacactttttaaattaatcattttgttttctttaaaaaaattttagccaaTCAAATTCTGACActtgtcaaaaaattaaaaaataatttttttatcttcctTCTCTCGCCTTTCacctcatttttttcctttcctcgctatattttatattttttcaagtaAACTACATCACAGATCACTCTAAAATAGCATcattcctattttggtcactctaattaagataattgcTCTAATTTATCACTACcgttaaaaattatgttaatccACAAATGGATTGTTGACatgacaatttttttacttttgactaaAGCTAGGAACCATTCTATATATTAGTCCAGAATACTTTCTTTGGTTTATTTACAACATAAGAACCACCAATCCTCGTCATTGTCCAACGCTCACCATAAAAGCCACTTATTCGCATcccaaaaataaacttaaataattaaaatatctgaTTTATTCAAATTGACATTAGCTATTCTCAACACTTTGACTCCCAATTCCTCATATCTTTGCTTAAAACTCGAGTTCCCAACTCTAAATCCCCTAAAGGAGAAGACAATGGTTGGTATTTGGTGTTGATGATTATATGAATTATCAGTTCTATTCAACCCAAGCTCAGCTACATCATAAGCTAAAAGAAATACCAAAGCACTTCCCATAGTATGACTAGCCAAAGTTATACTCAATTCCTCACCTTTATACTTGTTTAATAGCCTGGAAACTCATATAAGAGTTGTTGCCGACAACTTTTGAGCCTGGACCTGCTTTCAGCTTCTTCATGTGTGTATAAGCTCAAAAACTCATACTCTATTTTCACTTCAAGCCTCGGGTTGTGTGGGTTGACTCATGCAAACATGAGTGAGCTCATGAAATTGGCAACCCATTCATGGTTGGTAACCGTGCCTTGAAACATGATCAACAAATCCCTTCTCCCAAGCCTTTTTACAGCTTTATTTGATGAAACTGTGAAATATATGACCACAAGAAGTATAACACCCCTACACCCGGTCCGATTGTATGGACCCGGTATAAgactattacatttggtgccaagACAGTTTTGGCTAGATACtgtttaatttaaacatttatacataGTATTTTAACTTACCAAACCACATTTGCCAACATACTTATAGTTTCactaattcatttcaaataaaccaaaatagaTAGAATTTCAAGAGTTTTCGTTTTAGTCCCTAACACATGGGAACACATTTGGTctacctatgtacatgccattttaattcaaaatatggtACCTACTCTTGAACCTCTTGAGGATGTGATGAGATAAGAGATCTCCTAGCTCGACTCTATGTAACGGCCCGTTTTAAGTGAAATTCAgatagtggtttcaagaccaccaATTCgaggtcaaaaaatttattttaattttttttgtaatctacagcatgatagtattataatataaaaattttgttaagaaattttaacgtttacatgttcaatttgatgaaaaagattaaatcgagTAAAATGCGAAAGTtatgttctattagctaaaggtattaaatagatatagaactttaaagcggaggtccttatatggtaaatagaccattaaaggtgatagtagatgtgcatggcttggtaattatgaaatttttaaagttaggtaagggtaatttggtaattaggtaattaaagataaaaataaataaaacaaacaaagcTTTCATCTTTGTTAGTTTTTTCCAACAAAAATTTACAGCAAGAAACACCATTGGAGAGcttgaaaattttgcaaagaaaatccttgcatgtaagtgaaaacctatcccgtttttaatgatttttatgtttttgggataATTATAGGTTAacctagctagcccagggactaatttgcataatGGTTGAATTTCTATGGTTTTACCATGTGTACATTTTAGTTGTTTGTGacgtttaatggaagaaaaagaaTCTTTGTTGTgagttaaacaacttttgttaaatgatttttgatgaaattgtcaattaggggttaagttgataaatatgataattgtgtggtaaatgtgtgaaattgtgaaaagtaTGGGCTGATATAAGCATGTATAGAATTCATCTAGGCTTAGGTGTGGAattaattgcatgaatttcaatttatgagcctagggactaaattgtaaagaagtcaaaagtataggggtaaaatggtaatttttccaaaacattattttggattgaaatgaatataatgAGGTTTGAATTAgttgaatttgattatatagatcaagaaaagcagcGTACGGATTTTGATAGGGGAAAAGACAAAGTGTTGGACTAATTGGTTGTTTTTCTCTGTACGAGTTTGAGGTAAGTTCTGTATTTAATTagcattaaattatatgtacTTTAAATGCTTGTGTGttatattattgatattgagaCTCCACAGAAATATCAAACGAAGTTTCGATGACTTTCggatcccgtttgaaccttaggaatagataagataaaaatgacatgtcattaggagttaccgtgttttgggtgttggtctcGTACGTCTTACCGATGGCTGAGTTTTTGGCATGTGTTGCAATTACTttacaacttgtgtgagcagcaccgtgtagctacgtcttgactgacagcttgtgtgagcagacccagttatggctcgagagagagcattgatatgagatatcagaTCGTAGTGGTTTCAACCACGTGTTGGCACATAGTGTGCGAGATACCCACGTATCCAATATCATttcaagtggttcaacgggcacagtGTTACTACAAGGATTATacgagttcgatacgaactagtGCAGGTATTTATGTGAAATACGGGACGtggtatatatatttgacatataaattcatggctaacatggttgatgattatgtgttaggcttttgggccaaattgagttggattatGCCTAAAttttacttacctaaattgtggTTGATTGGTAAGTTGTATTTTtagttatacaaacttactaagcttaattgcttactctgtgttatttttcatgttttatagtggATCGAAAGCTCGTTCGGATTGGAAGTTGTCGGAGATTACATTACACTATCAATCgtctattttggtacttttgggttatatatatattggttttaatggcatgtataggtcattttggctaatggtagcctatatgttttgtcatgtttttagccatttgatttggcttgtatttggtatattttgttatgtatatatatgtaaatggcCTTATCATAATGGTGTATGTTTATCATGTGAATGTGTGCtagttgtgaattggtattttgggtaTCAATTAGTTGATCTTGATAAGTGACATGTATGTTAAGCTTTGGTAGGATGatgcatatatgtgtttgaCCATTTAAGTAAGTTCTGGAGACATTGTTGGTATGTTTTTAAATGGACAATTGAGGTGCCTATGGGCATCATGATTGTATATGAGGTTATTGCATGATTTAGGcttgattttggttggtttgaATGCCTATTTATGTCTTGgtcttatgcaaattattggttTAAAATGGTAtcaaatttgggtgagaaatatggcctggtaaatggcctatttttgtccacatagatagagacacgggcgtgtgtctcagtcgtgtgtaacacacggctgtgtgtacCATGTAACTTTTAAAGAACACAAGTCAGTAGcctcacacgggcgtgtggcttggccgtgtgacccaagtcagtgagttacacgggttgggacacaggctgggacacggtcatgtgtccctatttcgaatgcccacacgggcgtgtctcttggtcGTATGAGACACACAGCCTggctgtaacagcccgatttttgAGTCagatcagaacagtggtttcgggaccacaaaactgagttaaaatatttattttattattttaataagttttactGCATGATAGAatgatagtataaaattttcgttaagaaattttttcgtttaaatgcttaattcggtaaaaaaGACTAAACCGCTATAGAATTAAATGTATTAAATGGCtatggaattattattttaataatttggtaaaaatgaccaattcggtaaaagttgagttctatagtTTAAATGTATTAAATGGCTATGGAATTAAAATGTACAAGTACTTAAAGGGTAATTAGACTATTCATAAGGTGAGTGGACTTTCATGGACATGTTATATGTGTTTTAAAGGTTATATTataaggttaatttggtaaaatgataattaaatgaaaataaaatataataaaccaAAGAAATAGGATGgctatcatctttcttcttcattttctttagctGAAATTATCAAGaaaccatagctagggttcggCCAAGCTTCCTTAGTTCATTGAGGTATGGTTTTTGCtcagtttttaatgatttctatgttttttagctCGTTgcaacttaatctagctagcccgtaccttcgatttcaaaactgttaTAGATTTTGGATGATGCCATTGTTGAATGCTTGAgtatttaagtgtttaatgaaagattatgaaaatttaatgttagattatcatgttttataaagtggtttttgatgaaaatgcaaattagggattaaattgtgaaatgtgcAAATTTAGTGGttgtaatttgaaataaatgcaaGAATTGGGCTGCTAGGGACCCCTAATGAATTCGGCTAGGCATGGGTGTgttgaaattttgtgtaatttgtgattttgtgaaatagggactaaattaaataaatgtgaaacttaaggggctaaagtgcaaaatactcatttatgtgtttttggatgaaattgaatgagtatgtttttaaataagttaaatttgaattgatttagatcaagaaagaaagaaattagagttagatcgaggaaagtcGAAAGTTATCGAGTAATCGATCCAATTTGTCAATTCCGactacgaggtaagttcgtaagtaaataaatatttttgatattaaatataaatgttttatacattgccgaatttgaatgttatatattttactgaatttgaattgtttataGTTATATATTGCCGAAGTTGaattgtatatggatatatCAATTCGTATATGGTTGAATACTGCTGAAATTAATTTGTACATGGTTATACATTTTCGAAATTGAATTGTTTATGAATATAGGATgcgaatttgatttgtatatgattatatattgcCAAActtgatttgtatatggttatacattgccTAATTGCTTGGTATATCAATATTCATTgtcgaatttgatttgtatatgaatatgtatattgttgaattgatttgagcattaGATGGTTGTTACGTgtatgaaatgatttaattatgaagtCGATAGCTCTGAATGAACCTTAGaaaatgtatttgatatatATGACATGATATTAGAACTTCAAaggtgtgatttcgtgtaagaccatgtctgggacattggcatcgaagtAAGTaaacgtgtaagaccatgtctgggacattgacatcgtatatgatttgtataagaccctgtctggaacagtggcatcgatatgtgttaacatgtaagaccatatccaggatatggcattgtatgaGTTTTATAAGATTTCTGTGTGTTCTTAACAAATCCGAACGTGAATTTAAACTAAATGGTTCAGGTATGTGGTAgattatatgtttatgaaaCATAAAGGTAAGTTTAGCATTTAATGTAATAATATGAATACATATGAGTTAGTTAAACGTATATGTGTTTGTGATATGTTTGAATTCAatttagttgaattgaatttataattttcattgatatgatttatttgcttatggcttactaagctcccaaagcttactttgtgcattCTTCcactgttttatagattatcgaagtTAACTCGGACTTGGGGATCATCGGGAAACGTCATCGCACCATCGATCATTTTGTTGGTACTTTTGAAGCTTTGTATGTatggtatatggcatgtataggctagtgaaccattagtatatttttgaaatgtaattctagccatttgatttggcttgaaaatggtgtATATGATGGAATTGTGTTTAGCATGCTTATTATGATATAGGatgttttgatgattaaatgatggcaaagaatgaatatgttttatgaATGATTGGTCGATACTGTTCTGAACAGTTTTTTGGATcgataatgcctcgtaaccctaatccggcgacggattCAGGATAGGGGGTGTTAcactggccacacgggcgtgtgtcccctacactttgaaaaaaaattttatgtttttccgaaaaatttcttgagtactcggtttagtcccgatttgcttttaatgtctattttgggcctcgaggactcgtattagggactatataattgattatgaatggtttttgatttgaatgtgagatgaacatgaaatgtatgtttgtttgattgtaaattcggtaatgctccgtaaccttgttccggcgtcggatacgggttaggggtgttacactctaCCTTTTCGAGTCTAACTGTACCTAAGCGTTAAAAATAAACACGTTAAGCCGGTGAAGGCTTAGTAAGAACTACAagaattaaatagataaatgaaacataacataatattttaaacttattcaactaatacatatttacacaacttattcaactaatacatatttacacACATACAAGTTTCTTGAACTATACCTtactttaatgaaatttaacttaccttttGTAAGTTATTAAACTTACCTCAATACATTAATGATTCACTTTTGTTCACAACTCATATTCTTATCCTAAAGTAGACTTTATAGAACATACCGAATGTACGGAACAAACacagaggtgcattattatgcactattaAATAGAGAGCACTAATGTGCTAATAATCGGAGAGCGCGCTAAGGtcccttaatggcatgccactaatatcctagtAGCTCTAAATTCTgtctacttgggcattaaagctgcatttcatatatttaaatactttacataaatatttcgaaaaagatttctcatttctctatcatctacaatttagtccccatTTTACAAATCACAAATATCACACCTTTTTCACACATATACTTTTACCACAACATCATTACTTAGTGTTCAAACATTATACCATTTCATATTCTCCAcctataattttctttacaaatttcataatttcataatctaacctttttttatccatttacaaatttaaatatatatatatatatattacatttctATTCTAAGTAATTTCATACTACAATATaagcatttaaataaaaataatttaaaaatcttgtagtacttacaacaaaaaggttgagatgatgtattttcttcttccttcactcCTTAGTcttctctttccttttcttcaattaggtcctctcctttcttttctttattttcaatttcatataaaacatataccatttatatgttaaaaaacaCAATCAAATGACTTTCCTatactatttaataaaaataaacatgtatgatatgataattttatcatttcttacCTTAGctctttaatttttactaaagaaatttc
The window above is part of the Gossypium raimondii isolate GPD5lz chromosome 9, ASM2569854v1, whole genome shotgun sequence genome. Proteins encoded here:
- the LOC105797373 gene encoding uncharacterized protein LOC105797373; its protein translation is MLSIKQAREPATGGQSSQGVELLSQALDSLDVSDEERIKKLEAAEHTETLYLFCDNEERTVKISSVLAIEEKNMLVWCLKVNSDVFAWLAIDMLGVDLQEVAKLLSAGFIREVEYPDWVSNVIMVKKANVKWRMCHKFMSFMDAFLGYNQILLDHDDQEKKLSSPRNDFFSIKSCLLVSRTREQPIRERGIKVNSEKIHAILEMPLPRTALRTSFSWTKECQIAFEELKLYLTSPPLLKSPRVKETLYLYLATSNETIAVLLVRAEDVHRFPVYYISKLANYVATSGRVTKWSIELAKFGVEFAPRTTIKGQYELSFGFQKSNNIVEYEALIPELQLACQLRVNDLVIHIDSQLVAKQMNGEYEIKDAVLKKYHSVATQLLIGFDKVQTKQLPRSDNTCTDALSKLTSSVVIEQRGKVLLEYSDTPSYNVPQVLCIDQEETWMTPIVCTLPGTYDKLDKKKIAKLQHKDVRYTLLEGVFYIKGFSHRLLQCLSPFEAEYMM